From the Mesorhizobium koreense genome, the window GATTTCCATCCCCACCAACAGAAAAAAGACTGCCATGAGCGCATCGTTGATCCAATGGGAGACGGACAGCGGCCCGATATAGGTGTGCAGTAGATCGAAATAGATGCCGTCCAGCGATGAATTAGCGATGATCAAGGCTAGAGCGGCCGCGCCCATCAGGATCAGCCCTCCTGATGCCTCGCTGTCGAGCAAGCTGCGCAGGACGGAAAGAGGTCGCATTTTCAAGGGCACAGATATCTCCTCCGCCATGAATCACTCCAGCAGCACATATGCGACGTAGTCGCGTCGTATAAAAGGTTTTCGCCGAGCCAGCGGGCGAAGAAATTGATCCGCACGTTATATGCGCACTATCTTTTTGCACCGCCAACGATGAATGTAAGAAGAGCCGAGAAGGGGCTAATATGTTCGAGAAAGGTGATGACCCATTGCTGAAGCTCGGGACGCTGATCGGCGCGATCATCTTCACCGGCGTTTGCATCCTGTTGACGTGGACGATAATTCGCAGCCTGATATAACGCCACCGTTCCCAGCGAGCCGCGATCGGTGTCAACGGAAACCGAACGGCGGACGACGGAGCTTCGGTCAGTTGCAAAAGGTCTGAGACGATGGGGCTATATGTTCACACGCAGTCGGCTGCACTTCGTCAACCTGCTATGCCGTCGCTGTCTGGGTTGTTGAGAAGCTGAGAAATCGCTGTCACGACCTGAGCGGGCGCAAATGGCTTCGCGATCAAGATACTATTGGGCACGCCCTGCGCCGACCACTCTTCGTGAGACGCGCTTGTGACATAGACCACCGGCAAGTCTGGAAAGAGCTCGCGAGCCTGGCGCGCTAGATCCCAGCCGGTCACTCCGCTACCGAGATTGACATCGGTAACGAGCGCCCGAAACTCGGTGGTCTGTAGCATTTCCCTCGCTTGCTCGCCCGTATCGGCCGGCAATGGCGAATAGCCACCTTCCTTGATCGTACCTTCCAGATCGAGGAGGATCAGCCCATCGTCCTCGACCACCAGCACCGGTACCTCTTGCCCCATGATCCCTGCCTTGTTCACCTCACAACGAGTAACGTAACGTAAGGTTCCCTTGGATTCACGTGATCTACGAGGGGTGGACAGATGAGCTTCTAGGAAGCCCCGTCGGCGAGGGAGCCAGCTGGGCGTTCCGAAAAGGACAGCTGTCAAGGGCAGCGATCATCGAACATTCAAATGGGCGATTTGTTCCCAACAAAGCCGGCCGGGTCGAAGCCGGTCAGCAGTCGGGACCCATGGTGCAAAGGATGAGTAGTGTGGTAATCCAATCAGGCAGATTTCGTCCTCCCACAATTAGAACATCTGTTACCGCTAGACTAGGATCTACGAAAAATCAGACTTGGTGGACGGATTTAACGATGCTCCCCGAGAGACGCCCCTATGTCCGTTTAGCGGCCCTGATCGTCTCCATAGGCTTGCTATCCATTGCGGCTGTTCTGTTTGGGGTCTTGGCGTGGAATTTGGCGATAGGATGGTTTTAGCAAGTAATGCCGGATCAACACCGGTGTGCTCTTGCCCCGTTTGAACTGGCCGAGGACGGCAAGTTGGAAGCCGTCCGCGCCAGCCGCTGCCCGTAGCGATCGAGCAGTGCGTTTTGCCGGACGAAAGGCCGATCGAAGGCGGCAATAGCCGTTTCGACAATTTCACTAAGATTACGACAAAGGGGCGTCATCCGACGGATATCGTCCTGTCCTCTCCGGCGGAGATCCTGCGCTCTTTGACGTACAACTGGTCCAGCATCTGCGTCCGCTTGCCGCCAGCGGCTTGACCCATTGCATCGAGCGCAAGCTGGCATTGCCCGGGATGGCCCACCAATGTTCCTTTACGACCAGGAGCGCCAATCACCGCCGCTACCACGAGAGCCTCGGCAATCTAACCCCGCCGACGTCTACTTCGGGCGTGGCGACGTCATCTTGCTAGAAAGGGAAAGGATCAGATGCCAAACCGGCAGACGACGCCGTTTGCTTCAACGAGAAGCGGCCGCATAAAATGACAACCCTGATGGGCCAGAACCTCCGTTAGGTCACACCGCCCCTGACGGCGGACAACAACGTGGCCCCAAGCGCTCGCAGCTGCTAATATGCTGGCGTTGCGTCGTCTCATTGGAGGAAGCAGGAAGACATCTCCAGTAGTGACCTCGCCACCTAGGCTCAGGACTCGTTGATCAGAGCCAGAAAATGACGGCTGCTGCGATGCAGATTGCGGAGAAGAATGTGTGTGCGCTTGCCCAGTCGGGATGAAGCGTTGGAGCAGGCATTTCGCCGAAAAGATCCGATGGGCCATTTTTCTGATCCGAACAACCGACGTCTGCCTCGCAACCGGCTCCGCCCGTGACCTCCGATGCCCTCACCACGCTCCGAAAAGGCGCCGGCGGCCTTCGGCAATCTGTATGCCTATGACGGCGCGATCGTGCCGTGGCTGAACGAACTGGCCGACGAATGTCACGGATAGGGCGGCGGCGATGACCCAGATCACCCTTCTCGACCGCCGTACCATTGCAGCCACTCACGAACTGCGAGTGGTCGCCAGGACGATAGCGCCGACAACGCCAGAGGAGACGGACCCCGCCAACACGCCGATCTTGACCTGATCGAGGAGGTCGGGCGACATCGGGAATGCCAGCAACCCAATGAAAAGACTCATCGTGAAGCCGATGCCGCACAGCAGCGATACGCCATAGACCTGCCGCCAGGTGGCGCGTTCCGGCAAGACCGCCAGCTTGGTCTTGATTGCCAGAATCGTCATACCGAATACGCCGATCTGTTTACCAACGAACAGACCAGCGGCGATGCCTAGTGGAACTGGACTGAGCAAGGCGGAGGGCGAAAAACCCGCATACGATACGCCGGCATTGGCAAAGCCGAAGATTGGCACGATGGCGAACGCCATCCAAGGCTGAATCGCGTATTCGAGCCTCAGGAGCGGCGGTTCAGTTAATTATGTGTCGGGGGTTTCGATCACAAGCGGGATTGTAAGGGCGAGCGCTATGCCCGCCAGCGTCGCGTGAACGCCGGATAGATATATGAGATACCAAAGGCCAACACCGAGGATGAGATAGGGAATCAGGGCAGTGACCTTCGCGCGGTTCAGGCCGATGGCCATCGCAATGACGGCGGCGGCTCCGGCGAGCGCGTGCAAATTGAGGTCGGCTGTATAGAAGAGGGCGATGAGGATGACCGCGCCCAGGTCGTCAAGAATGGCCAGCGCGGTCAGGAACACCTTGAGAGAAAGCGGGACGCGCGAACCAAGGAGCGACAGGACGCCGAGTGCAAAGGCTATGTCGGTCGCGGCAGGGATCGCCCAGCCCCGTATTGTTTCAGGCGAGTCTACGTTGATTGCGGCATAGATCAGAGCCGGAACAACCATGCCGCCAAGGGCGGCGAGGCCGGGAAGCATCCGGCTGGACCATGTCGCCAGTTGTCCGCCGATCACTTCGCGCTTGATTTCGAGGCCGACCAGCAGGAAGAAGACGGCCATCAACGCGTCGTTTATCCAGTGCTGGACGCTCAGGCCGCCAACATAGGAGTGCAGCACCGTTGAATAGGTCGCGCCCAGCGGCGAGTTGGCGACGATCAAGGCAAGAACGGCGGCCGCCATCAGGACGAGGCCGCCCGATGCCTCGCTGTCGATAAAGCCGCGCAGAAAACTTGACGGCCGCGTGGTCTTTGGCGTGGACATGGGTTCGTCTTCCCTGAGCAGGTTGCGCCTGTTCTCCGTCGTTTTAGGGAAGCCTTGGGCGCACGCAGCACACGCCGTTGACGGTATATAGCGTTTGCCTTGAGATATGGCCACCGGCCAAACCTCTATGCGGCGACACCATGCCAGTCTAAAGCTGGAAAATGCGTCGCACATTTCCACGAAACCCAATGCTTCGCCGCACGCGCGCCATGTGGGGTTCGCGCCGTGTATGGCAGCCGCGCCTGGTGTTCTGGATCGGTGCCGTGCTCGTCGGCCTTGTCAGCGTACTGTTCGCGAAACTGGCCGACGTTGCACAATCCGGTTTCCATACGATCATCGGCGATGGCGGCGGCTGGCGCGGCCTGCTGCCGCTTCTCATCACGCCCATCGGCTTCATGCTGTGCGCGTGGGCAGCCTATGTCTATTTCCCCAACTCACAGGGCAGCGGCATCCCACAGGCGATCGCCGCCCGCCACCTTCGCGATGAAGAGGAACGGAACCGCTTGCTGTCGTTCAAGATGGTGATCGGCAAGATCGGCCTTACCCTGCTCGGCCTGTTGTGCGGCGCATCGATCAGCCGCGAAGGGCCGACGGTGCAGGTCGGCGCGTCGATCATGCTGCAGGTGGCCCGCTGGGGCGGCATGGCGCAGGCACGCGGCCTGATCCTCGCCGGATCGGCCGCCGGTGTCGCTGCCGCTTTCAACACGCCGCTCGCCGGCATTGTCTTCGCCATCGAAGAAATGGGCCGTACCTATCAGGCGCGCACCAACGGGCTGGTGTTGACGGCGGTGATCTTGGCCGGGCTCGCTTCGCTCGGCCTGCTTGGCAACTACACTTATTTCGGGGTGGCGAAGGGCACTGTGTCTTTCATCGTCAACGCCCCGCTGATCCTGGCCTGCGGCATTGTCGGCGGCGGGTTCGGCGCATTGTTTTCCCTGCTGGTATTGAAGGGAACACGTCAGATAAGACGCTGGAACGTGCTGCAGCCGCTGCCACGCACCTTACTGGTGGCCGGCTTGTGCGGCATCGGCGTGGCGCTGATCGGCCTAGCCTCGGACGGATTGACCTTTGGCACCGGCTACGCCCAGGCGCGCGGCGCGATCGAAGGAACGCCTCTGCCCTGGATTTTCTTTGCCGAGAAGTTGGCTGCCGGCGTGTTGTCGACGGTTTCCGGAATACCGGGCGGCCTGTTCGCGCCGTCGCTGGCGGTGGGAGCGGGAGTCGGCTCTTCGCTAAGCCTGATATTCGGCGGCGGCACCGGCGTAGCGGCGCTGCTCGGCATGGCTGGCTATTTCGCCGGCGTGGTCCAGGCGCCGATGACCGCTTTCGTCATCATCCTCGAAATGACCGGCAACCAGGACAACGTCATCGCGCTGATGATCACCTCGATGCTTGGCTACGGCACGGCCCGGATGATCTCGCATGAACCGCTCTATCACGCATTGTCACGCATATTCGTCGCCGAAGCGATCCGCCGGCGACGATCGGAAATGATGACGTCGCCAGCGCCGCTTGAGCAAAGCTCCCGTGACGGCTAGTTTGCGGAATCCGACGGATAACTGCATCCCGGTGCTGCCACGGCGCTCGCCTTTACCAGGATCATCGACGGCTCGACGCGTTCCGGAAACTTCCCCCCCGGTGGGCGTCCCCCCTGGGCTGACGCTGATGCTCAATCATAGATTATCGAGATACCCCGCAAGAACGCGCTGACGGATCTCATTGAGGGCGGTGGCTTTCGCGTGTCGATGTTGTGGAAGTCCGCCGCCAGCGTATCGTGCCAATTCCGCGATTGTGCCGGCAAACTTCACACCGGTCGGGCCACGCTGGCAATGACGAAGATCAGGAGCGCGGCCTGTCGAAACGAACGAAAGACGAAGGTTTGCTACCGTCGCCCCGCCAGGCGACACATGGTGGTTTTCAGGATTATCCATGCAACCAGTTATGTATGAAGCTGCGTGACGTCCTCCCCCTTCGGCTCTTCATCCGCCCGGCCGTCCAGGGCCACACTCTCGGGAGTTTGAACCGGCGTTGCAGGCAGAACCTGGAAATCGCTGCGCTGATCAGGATCGACCGCCGGCGCCTGCCAAGAGCGCCATAAGGCATGCAATCCGTAAAGCCCATAAATGATGGCCATTGCAATGAAAAAGCCTGATGGGCCCGTTGCATCCATAAGCCGCCCGCCGAGTTGCGGGCCGATCATGGTGCCGATGCCGTAAACGATCAGCAGGCCTCCCGATACCTGCAGAAATTCCCCAGTGTCGGCCTTGTCGTTGGCATGCGCAACGTTGAGAGCATAGATCGTGAAAAGGACTGAACCCAGCGCAAACACACCGGCAATGACCGCCACAGACCGAACAGGCGAAGTCATGATCATGGTCAGGGAGACTGCCGCCCCGATCATTCCGGCGAGAGCCATGACGTAGCGACGATCGATACGGTCAGAGAGCTTTCCAAAGGGAACCTGGAATATCATTCCACCCACCATGGCAGCCGTCATCATAATTGCGATGCCGGTCGAAGACAGTCCAACGGCCTGCCCGTAAAGCGGCCCGAAATAGTTCCAGTTGCCAAAGATGACGCCGGCGAGGAATGATCCGACAAGGGCGGCCGGCGATTTGAAATAAAGCGCCTTCAAGTCGAGAGACATGCGAGTAAGAGGTTGCGGTGACTGCGCTGTCGTAAAGGCGATCGGCAGCATCGCCATGCTATAGAACACAGCGCTAATCATAAACAATACCGGCGTTCCAACATGGCCTAAAGGCAGGATGAATTGCCCTGCTCCGACGCCCGACATGGAAGCGATCATGTAGCCGGCGAAAATCGTACCACGGTTTGCATTATCGACGCGCTCGTTGAGCCAGCTCTCGATGATCATGTAAGCGCCCGAAAGAGCAAGGCCGCCAATTACCCGAAACACACACCATGCAAGCGGATCCAGGATTAAGGCATGGAGCAGCATGGAAACACCGAGCAGCGCCTGAAGTGCGGCAAACACACGGATATGGCCGACCCGCTTCACCAGGATCGGTGTGATAATGCAGCCTGCGGTGAAAGCCAGCGCGTAAGACGTTCCGATCCACGCGATTTCGGTGCGGCTCCAGCCTTCGGCCGCGGCCCGCAATGGGATGAGCACGCCTTGTAACCCGACCGCCAGCATCATAATGAACGTGCTGAGCAGCAAAACGCCGACCGATCGCAAGCTGCCCCTCATGATGACACCGATCCCTAGATGACCCAAAGCTGAAATTATCACCGAGATCGCGGCATCGAATTTTCAAAGAGCGTCCACAACCGACGCTTTCGCGGCGTCAGCGTAGCCGCAGGCCGCGAATATTTTTGCAGGCTATGCCGGATTTCGCAGCGACGCTGAGCTCCTCAAAAGCCTGTAGGGCATCGCAGTTAATATGTACCGTTCTGATCGCTCGGAAGAAGTTCGTTGGAGCGCTAGGCAGGCCGAGCACGGAACAATACCCATGAGACCGGAGGACGATGCTCGACACCTACCCGGCGCGAGAGCCCGTGCGCGCCCAGCGCCTCGTCTGCGGGCTGGATCGGCTCCGCCGTTGCGGGGAGACCACATGGGCCCAGGCGCACAGTTGCTCCGCCGTGACCGGCGCATCGAACAGGCTCGGCATGACGGCGACCGGCGGGGCTCTACATGCTGCCCTGGCGGGGGCGGTGGCGATAATCACCCCCCTTCTCCAGGCGGTTGGCCTATCGGGTGAAGACGGCTTGGCTCTGCGCCATGCGTGGCGCTCTGCTGACGATTGGCCTCGCGGCGGACTGCTGCCGACCAATCCACGCGGGCGACTTTCGTCGTCGGCACCGTGATCGCCGGCCTCGGCTTCGGCCTGTTCCAGACGCCGAACAACCGCATCCTGCCGTTGTCAGCGCCCAAGGCGCGCTGTGGCGGCGCCGGTCCCATGCTAGGCACCGCGCGGCTAGGTTTGAATGTCTGCTACCCGCTATGCGAACGCCAAAAGTTGTCGATCAGCTCCCGGCCCCGTCCATGCCGACCGTTGGGCGTCCAGGAACGGCGGCTTTCAAGAAAACGTCAGTGACTTTGGAACGGCAGAGATTGGGTCGGAAGCTGTCGTTGCGATCAGAGCCCTCCTACAACGGCGGCTATTCGATCCTCGATGCCTAAAGCCGACTGTCCGGAGACGGCCCCAACCGAGACATCTCTCGCTTGATACTCGCTAATGGATGAAGCCGTGCGCTATGCTACTCTGGACGACAGACCGCTTGAGCTCCAAGGCACATCGGGTCATTCAGTGGAGTTCTGCTTCGATGGCTTCAAGCCGCGCCGGTCGGCGTATTCGATCAATGCGACCTCAATGACAGCCGTAATTGACCGGCGGTCCAACTCCGCGAGTTTTTGAGCCAACGCTAAGATCGCTGGGTCAAGGCGAGTCGTAAACGGCTGCTTCGACATTTTCGGTGTTGAACTTCGCTCTCATTTGTGTATAGTCTTGCACGTGCAATGCACTCGCTTTGCACGTGCAACAGCTGGCCAAAGCGGTGCAACGCTCTGACCAGCCTGACCACACCAAGCTGAGTGGAGCTCGGATCATGGCTGATTCCGACAATACCACGACTTTGCCTTTCGTCACGCGCAGAGCGGATCGTAGCGACCCAGCGGAGTTCCGCGATGGACATTCCCTAGCCAGCCCTGCCGTTGATGATCCGTTGATAAAAGATCCCGCGGTCGTTCTTTCCCTTGCCTGGATCGACGCGCACACGACGACTTTGGCTTCTTGTGTTCAGCAGCAAAAAGCTGAAACCGAGCTCATGAAAGATAACGGTTTC encodes:
- a CDS encoding chloride channel protein; translated protein: MRRTFPRNPMLRRTRAMWGSRRVWQPRLVFWIGAVLVGLVSVLFAKLADVAQSGFHTIIGDGGGWRGLLPLLITPIGFMLCAWAAYVYFPNSQGSGIPQAIAARHLRDEEERNRLLSFKMVIGKIGLTLLGLLCGASISREGPTVQVGASIMLQVARWGGMAQARGLILAGSAAGVAAAFNTPLAGIVFAIEEMGRTYQARTNGLVLTAVILAGLASLGLLGNYTYFGVAKGTVSFIVNAPLILACGIVGGGFGALFSLLVLKGTRQIRRWNVLQPLPRTLLVAGLCGIGVALIGLASDGLTFGTGYAQARGAIEGTPLPWIFFAEKLAAGVLSTVSGIPGGLFAPSLAVGAGVGSSLSLIFGGGTGVAALLGMAGYFAGVVQAPMTAFVIILEMTGNQDNVIALMITSMLGYGTARMISHEPLYHALSRIFVAEAIRRRRSEMMTSPAPLEQSSRDG
- a CDS encoding MFS transporter, encoding MRGSLRSVGVLLLSTFIMMLAVGLQGVLIPLRAAAEGWSRTEIAWIGTSYALAFTAGCIITPILVKRVGHIRVFAALQALLGVSMLLHALILDPLAWCVFRVIGGLALSGAYMIIESWLNERVDNANRGTIFAGYMIASMSGVGAGQFILPLGHVGTPVLFMISAVFYSMAMLPIAFTTAQSPQPLTRMSLDLKALYFKSPAALVGSFLAGVIFGNWNYFGPLYGQAVGLSSTGIAIMMTAAMVGGMIFQVPFGKLSDRIDRRYVMALAGMIGAAVSLTMIMTSPVRSVAVIAGVFALGSVLFTIYALNVAHANDKADTGEFLQVSGGLLIVYGIGTMIGPQLGGRLMDATGPSGFFIAMAIIYGLYGLHALWRSWQAPAVDPDQRSDFQVLPATPVQTPESVALDGRADEEPKGEDVTQLHT
- a CDS encoding response regulator, whose product is MGQEVPVLVVEDDGLILLDLEGTIKEGGYSPLPADTGEQAREMLQTTEFRALVTDVNLGSGVTGWDLARQARELFPDLPVVYVTSASHEEWSAQGVPNSILIAKPFAPAQVVTAISQLLNNPDSDGIAG